In one Dreissena polymorpha isolate Duluth1 chromosome 7, UMN_Dpol_1.0, whole genome shotgun sequence genomic region, the following are encoded:
- the LOC127837533 gene encoding uncharacterized protein LOC127837533 isoform X2 encodes MQYEHLDHTLDELDSWMNKLEEQNDNLSAELDALLESSRLVRRELQQEVSITAATEELQLDSGIASLNKGDFTLVGNMFEGTQDCDTWSSEVHNVQSVNESDTSVVQNVQSVHESDISGQDGSQTYSNDETYGVCTQANQDNS; translated from the exons atgc AATATGAACATCTGGACCACACATTGGATGAGCTGGACTCCTGGATGAACAAACTGGAAGAACAGAATGACAATCTGAGTGCCGAACTCGACGCCTTATTGGAGTCCAGCCGTCTAGTACGACGCGAACTGCAGCAGGAAGTCAGCATTACCGCCGCAACTGAAGAACTCCAGCTGGATAGTGGTATTGCCAGCTTGAACAAGGGTGATTTTACATTGGTGGGAAATATGTTTGAGGGTACACAGGATTGTGATACGTGGTCATCAGAAGTACACAATGTACAAAGTGTAAATGAATCTGATACTTCAGTAGTACAGAATGTTCAAAGTGTTCATGAATCTGATATTTCTGGTCAGGATGGTAGTCAAACATATTCAAACGATGAAACTTATGGCGTTTGTACACAGGCAAATCAAGACAATTCTTGa